The window ACAAGCACACGACTCAGAATTATGTACAAAATCTGATCAAGTATAGAGTATTTTATGAAGCAGAAATGTTATACCTTTGCCCTGATCCCAACAGTCCACAACCTTGAATTCTACCTGTAGCTAGCATTACATATTTGATGTTCTCAGCCCTGCACCAACAAAAGTTCAAATACAATCCGTGTTAAGATATAATTAAATATCATTATTAAATATGATCTTCTTACAACAGTAGGATTTAGTGCAGGTGCTGTATGTTGATACTCACTGTTAAATGTCATTGGTGGAAAAGTGTTTGCTGGCCTTGAGTCACAGTATTGGGACATGCTGTTCATGCAGGGGAAACTAAGCCAAGCAGCTTTCCCCTGAGCTTGGCGCTGACACAGAATCGGAGGGGCTTCAGCGTGAGCCCATAGGAGCAGTCATGAGTGAGGGGCTCGGAGGGGTCGCTCTCAAAGCTACACTGGTGCAGCAAGATGGCGGTGAATAAAAACACTTCCACCTTAGCGATCTGGTTGCCGATACAGCGTCTTTTTCCCGTTGAAAAAATCATCACGCTGTTGGTTATGTCTTTATCGAGGGCCCCGTTTTCATCAAGGAAGCGTGCAGGGTCAAAAATGTGAGGGTCCTTCCACTTCAGAGGGTCATGGTTGACAGACCACTGATTGATGAAGACCACTGTGTCTTTGGGGATGTGAAGACCTTCGATAGTGACGTCTGCGGTTGTGGAGTGTGGGATGGTAACGGGGACGAAGCTGGTGAAGCGCATGGTCTCGTAAATGAAGGCATCCAGGTATGCCAGGTTGCTTCTGTCCTCAATTGATGGCAGCCTGTCTTGACCTACTACTTTGTCTATGAGCTCCTGCAGTTTGGCTTGCAGGTCTGGGTGTTTGACCAGAAGCAGGACGATCCACTGCATGACAGTTGACACTGTGTCTTGACCTGCTCCAATTAGATCTGTGACTGTTGCTTCAACAAAGTCTTTAGTCAGCCCGCTGTCCTTTCCGTGCTCGATCACATTGATGATGGCATCACTCATGTCCCGGGTCACATCAGGGCTGAAGGACTCTCTGTGCTGCACCACTTTATCTTTCACGAAGGCGAAAAACTCCTCGTTGAGGTTTTTGAAGTTTTTGTAGACACTGCGGACTGGGTTAGGGAAGGACTTAAGCCAGGGCATGACATCTACCAAGCTACCTGCCCCTACTGTCTCTCCAAACTTGTCCACCTTTTTTAACAGGGCCCTGAACTCCAGGTCCTCGTGTCCGTATCGCCTCCCAAAGCAGAGAGCGCACATGACATTAGCAGCAGCTACTGTAAATTCATGAGCCGGGTAAAAATACCGTCCATCAGTGCTGTGGTGCAAAAATACCTGCACCATTTCCATGGCCTCGGCCATAATATGTTGCTCAAAGGCTTGTTTGGTCTGACTGTTTGCAGAGGAAAAGGCTCTGAGGCTGGACTGGGCTATTTTCCTGTGCGCTTTCCACTGTTTGCTGTAATTAGTAAATGTCATACTCCTGCCTCCAGAAatcatctggaaagagacaaAGTTTGGTCTGCCTGCAAACTCTGTGCTGTGCTGTATCAGAGCCTGACGTATCGCCTTGTCTCCATTTAGAACCACAATATCGCTGCAGCCTAGCCGTATCTGGTACACGTTGCCGTATTTTTTGGCCAACTTGGCGAAGGTGATGTGAGGCATCTGGCCCAGCTGCATGGCGTTGCCTACCACGGGCCAGGCGAAGGGTCCTGGCAGTCTTCTCTTGAGCCTGAAGTTCCTGACCCACAGACAGGCTTccagacagaagaggaaaacaaaggagGCGACCAGAGCAGGCTGGACCTGTCCACTCCATTCCCTGATGATGCTGCTGCCCTTCACACCAAACTCTGTGTCCAGTGCCATTGTGACaaatttttgcacacaaaaaagaaaacaaaagatatCTTCCCTTTTTAACAAAGCCTGTTTGGTTATTGTATTTTCAGAAGACAAAAATCAATAAAGCTTTTGTATAtcaatatcagatttttttaaaattaagatATGTCAATCAAATGCCATTGAggtcataataataaaaatctcaAATAACTGATAAAAGAAGTGTTAGGGTGAAGTTTTTTGTCTTTAGTCTTTTCATCAAGATTGAAGGTTTAGTGCCTGCTTTTTGCTTCACTCCAGCGTCTTATATGTTTTGCAGTTTGTGGGCAGGGCTCAGGGTAACTTTCATACTCCTCCCATTGTGGTAGCCCTGCGGACCCCACGATATCATCTCTCTGTTGTCGCTCGCTGTCGGAGGCGCGCACTTGTGAGCGTCGAGGGACACCGTGAGCGTGCAGCGTGAACGAAGAAAAAAAGACTCAGCAACTGGTGACCGATTCAGTAGGAAACGTGTCGAGCCAATTTGCTTTACTAATTGGAGGACTGGCAGAGTTTGCAAATTTCAAAGTGCATCTCTCTAACctgatttattttctggctGCAGAAGACTCAGCGGACGCACTTTGGctagaaaaaaagtgtttgcatACGGTTTGTCCAACTCTAGACTGAGTTTATACTTTCATTCAATTTGTACAACATCTGCTTAAGCGTAATTATATTTTCAGTGACGTGAACGTgacgttatttatttattcagttaattagcatttattttgatCTGCTTAAAACTTAGTTTGCATGCTTTTACCAGTTAAACGCATCCTCTGTTAGGAAAGTTGGAGTCAGTGAATTTCACTGTAATCTGTATGCAGCAACGTGTCTTTAATGACATGCTTAAATGCAGTATATGTTTGGTCTATAACGATCAATTCAGTGATTTCTAAAGCCAGTGTTGTCATTTTATTGTACTTCCCTCTTATTCATTGTACACAAGTCCTGCAGGTTCAGTGTAGGAAAGGATCATTTCATTAGTTcgtcataaaaatgtaatttgtgcCAAATATAAAGTTGAGAGAAAGTTGCGCACCTCACAGCCCGACTCCAAAGACTCCCAGCCGCATTATCCCCTGGacttttttcatttgtacaGCTTTGTCACAAAAAATCAGTCAtatatttctcatttttacGAAAGATAGtaaactgttttaaaagatTACCCACTATCAAATATCACACTTGCAGCTTATACATACTTCAGACGGAAAATCACACCTCAGATGTAATAGCAGATTacattgatatatatatatatgtatatatatatatatatatatatatatatatatatctcaaagTCAATATGAGCTCTATGATCCCTATGGAAATATTACAGTCATATattagatttttctttctttctttctatctttcaGTCTGACTTATTTTTCACCTTAGCATCTGGCAGAATaatttgactgaaatatctcacaCAACAAACTAGGACAATAACTCAGT is drawn from Siniperca chuatsi isolate FFG_IHB_CAS linkage group LG15, ASM2008510v1, whole genome shotgun sequence and contains these coding sequences:
- the LOC122861353 gene encoding cytochrome P450 1B1-like, producing the protein MALDTEFGVKGSSIIREWSGQVQPALVASFVFLFCLEACLWVRNFRLKRRLPGPFAWPVVGNAMQLGQMPHITFAKLAKKYGNVYQIRLGCSDIVVLNGDKAIRQALIQHSTEFAGRPNFVSFQMISGGRSMTFTNYSKQWKAHRKIAQSSLRAFSSANSQTKQAFEQHIMAEAMEMVQVFLHHSTDGRYFYPAHEFTVAAANVMCALCFGRRYGHEDLEFRALLKKVDKFGETVGAGSLVDVMPWLKSFPNPVRSVYKNFKNLNEEFFAFVKDKVVQHRESFSPDVTRDMSDAIINVIEHGKDSGLTKDFVEATVTDLIGAGQDTVSTVMQWIVLLLVKHPDLQAKLQELIDKVVGQDRLPSIEDRSNLAYLDAFIYETMRFTSFVPVTIPHSTTADVTIEGLHIPKDTVVFINQWSVNHDPLKWKDPHIFDPARFLDENGALDKDITNSVMIFSTGKRRCIGNQIAKVEVFLFTAILLHQCSFESDPSEPLTHDCSYGLTLKPLRFCVSAKLRGKLLGLVSPA